The uncultured Desulfobulbus sp. genome window below encodes:
- a CDS encoding ImmA/IrrE family metallo-endopeptidase, with translation MKKRINPEMVILARESRGITQKELASRIGTSQAAVSKAEKLEHKVSDSMLEQLSNALGYPEHFFYQNEYRYPPTTPLHRKKQSLPQKVKNRIEAEANIMRLHLGKLLDSIELPGDGHPIFDLDEFGSPANVAKALRQQLKLPRGPIQNLTTLIENLGVVIFLCDFGTDKLDGFTIIGDENPIIYINKDMPWCRLRFTLAHELGHIVLGHVQKQGIEEEANEFASEFLMPEDDIRRDFNGEKIDLRLLAMLKPRWKVSMQALLMRARSLKYLSDNQNKYLWINFSKFGYKRREPPHLDVPTESPKLFKSIVDLHYDELDYSQEELMDTLHSTEHSFNSLYSYAIEQTEKKKKAKIAYLFS, from the coding sequence ATGAAAAAGAGAATAAATCCAGAAATGGTCATATTGGCCCGCGAATCAAGAGGGATAACGCAAAAGGAATTAGCTTCACGCATTGGAACGTCACAGGCCGCTGTTTCAAAAGCAGAAAAACTTGAACATAAAGTCTCTGATTCAATGTTGGAGCAACTTTCTAATGCTCTGGGGTACCCGGAGCATTTCTTTTATCAAAATGAATATCGTTACCCACCCACGACTCCTTTGCATCGGAAAAAGCAAAGTCTCCCCCAGAAGGTTAAAAATAGGATTGAGGCCGAAGCCAATATCATGAGGCTTCATTTGGGGAAATTACTCGATTCAATTGAATTACCCGGGGATGGGCATCCGATATTCGATTTAGATGAATTTGGCTCACCTGCTAATGTCGCCAAAGCGCTGCGCCAACAACTAAAGCTTCCTCGGGGACCGATACAAAACCTGACTACTCTGATTGAGAATTTGGGAGTCGTTATATTTCTATGTGACTTCGGGACAGACAAGTTAGACGGGTTCACCATAATCGGAGATGAAAACCCCATCATATATATCAATAAAGATATGCCATGGTGCAGGTTGAGATTCACCTTGGCTCATGAGCTTGGGCATATCGTTCTTGGACATGTTCAGAAACAAGGCATTGAGGAGGAAGCAAATGAGTTTGCCTCGGAATTTTTGATGCCTGAGGACGACATTAGAAGAGATTTTAACGGAGAAAAAATTGACCTGCGTTTACTGGCGATGCTAAAACCTCGATGGAAGGTGTCAATGCAGGCCTTGCTTATGCGAGCACGCTCTTTAAAATACCTAAGTGACAACCAAAACAAGTACCTGTGGATAAATTTTAGCAAGTTTGGGTACAAGCGCCGTGAGCCACCTCATCTTGATGTGCCGACAGAATCTCCGAAGTTGTTTAAATCTATTGTCGATCTGCACTATGATGAGCTTGACTACTCCCAGGAAGAGCTAATGGATACTTTGCACTCAACAGAGCATTCATTTAACAGTCTTTATAGCTACGCTATCGAACAGACAGAAAAAAAGAAAAAGGCGAAAATTGCTTATTTGTTTAGCTGA